A stretch of Usitatibacter palustris DNA encodes these proteins:
- a CDS encoding serine/threonine-protein kinase: MADSSPEAAVNLSRETWKRLEPLLASAFDMEAEARERWLAGLDATEPELAPMLRRLVANHIRAEHSGSLETVPKLAPPPPSHSAWTAGQGIGPFTLERPLGRGGMGEVWLAEQSDGRITRHVALKLPAAWLSGEHWQERFRRERDILAKLTHPNIARLYDAGVTDAGQPWLAMEYVDGHSLLDAAKARSLDTNARIALFRQVLAAVSHAHRHLVVHRDLKPANILVDASGQVKLLDFGIAKLLDEAEVPEGARDLTRLGGRVMTLRYAAPEQAAGEAITTATDIYALGVLLYELLSGASPYTAVREGRSFHEATLLQSEVTAPSSIASARSLAGDLDAILLKALRRDPAARYASIEAFDTDLAAHLAHRPVAARAGTWRYLAGRFVRRHRLPIATAAGVVIALAVGLVIAIGQRERAERHFASVRSLANTIMFDLYDAIDKVDGTLAARRLLADTSLKYLDNLAAESAGDDSLQLELATAYRKVSEILGQPNRANLGEPERAAQVIAKARSILTPLEARHPDDLALLRELRTVLDHSANFLAQRSDARMHETITSAVRVAEHAMKQPGATLDDRLAWLDVRTNRAAFTDVVSANRPGALAELRPVMVELEALVRAHPESLRARLVLAYANRRAAVATIDPQRRFETAPAALPFSERALALLHELVVSPAATRSMRMTLTFTLGEYAEALFWSGKTEAAYAAINEALANSRTMFAAEPGDAQVLVWHAFTLGRAAVGAMTLGHLDLAIEHGREANAIFARIPPDAQRARDASNVQSQAQISLADALITRARSAKASPAARRADLAEAKILYAAGLAFIDRAIAEKWGDVPVKYVAELRAAALSVDQQLAALDRGAPGTSPPR; this comes from the coding sequence ATGGCCGATTCTTCTCCTGAGGCGGCGGTGAACCTCTCGCGCGAAACCTGGAAGCGCCTCGAGCCCTTGCTCGCCTCGGCATTCGACATGGAAGCCGAGGCGCGCGAGCGCTGGCTCGCCGGGCTCGATGCCACCGAGCCCGAGCTCGCACCGATGCTGCGACGCCTCGTCGCGAACCACATTCGCGCGGAACACTCCGGATCGCTGGAGACGGTGCCCAAGCTCGCGCCGCCGCCGCCTTCGCACAGCGCGTGGACCGCGGGCCAGGGCATCGGTCCGTTCACGCTCGAGCGGCCCCTCGGCCGCGGCGGCATGGGCGAGGTCTGGCTTGCGGAGCAATCCGATGGCCGCATCACGCGTCACGTCGCGCTGAAGCTCCCCGCCGCGTGGCTTTCCGGCGAGCACTGGCAGGAGCGCTTCCGCCGCGAGCGCGACATCCTCGCGAAGCTCACGCATCCGAACATCGCGCGGCTCTACGATGCGGGCGTGACGGACGCGGGCCAGCCGTGGCTCGCGATGGAGTACGTGGACGGCCATTCGCTGCTCGACGCGGCGAAGGCCCGCAGCCTCGATACGAATGCGCGCATCGCGCTCTTCCGGCAGGTGCTCGCGGCGGTTTCGCACGCGCATCGCCACCTCGTCGTGCATCGCGACTTGAAGCCCGCCAACATCCTCGTCGACGCGTCGGGCCAGGTGAAGCTGCTCGACTTCGGGATCGCGAAGCTTCTCGATGAGGCGGAGGTTCCGGAAGGCGCACGCGATCTCACCCGGCTTGGGGGCCGTGTGATGACGCTGCGCTACGCCGCACCCGAGCAGGCCGCGGGCGAAGCAATCACGACCGCCACGGATATCTACGCGCTGGGTGTGCTGCTCTACGAACTGCTCTCGGGAGCGTCGCCCTATACGGCAGTGCGCGAGGGGCGCAGCTTCCACGAGGCCACGCTGCTGCAGTCCGAGGTCACGGCCCCATCGTCCATTGCTTCAGCGCGCTCCCTTGCGGGCGATCTCGATGCGATCCTCCTCAAGGCATTGCGTCGCGATCCGGCCGCGCGCTATGCGTCGATCGAAGCGTTCGACACCGACCTCGCCGCGCATCTCGCACACCGGCCGGTGGCTGCGCGCGCCGGCACCTGGCGTTATCTCGCCGGCCGCTTCGTGCGCCGTCATCGACTGCCGATCGCCACGGCCGCGGGCGTCGTGATCGCGCTCGCGGTGGGCCTCGTGATCGCCATCGGCCAGCGCGAACGGGCGGAGCGCCACTTCGCGAGCGTGCGAAGCCTCGCGAACACGATCATGTTCGACCTCTACGATGCGATCGACAAGGTCGACGGCACGCTGGCCGCGCGCCGCCTGCTCGCGGACACGTCGCTCAAGTATCTCGACAACCTCGCCGCGGAATCGGCCGGCGACGATTCCCTGCAGCTCGAGCTCGCCACGGCGTATCGAAAAGTGTCGGAGATCCTCGGCCAGCCCAATCGCGCGAACCTCGGCGAGCCCGAGCGCGCCGCGCAGGTGATTGCCAAGGCGCGGTCGATCCTCACGCCGCTCGAGGCGAGGCACCCGGACGACCTCGCCTTGCTGCGGGAGTTGCGGACGGTGCTCGACCACAGCGCCAACTTCCTCGCGCAGCGCAGCGACGCGCGGATGCACGAGACGATTACCTCCGCCGTCCGCGTGGCCGAGCACGCCATGAAGCAGCCGGGTGCGACGCTGGACGATCGCCTCGCGTGGCTCGACGTCCGGACCAATCGCGCGGCCTTCACGGACGTCGTGTCCGCCAATCGCCCCGGCGCGTTGGCGGAGCTGCGTCCGGTGATGGTGGAGCTCGAAGCGCTGGTGCGGGCGCATCCGGAGAGTCTTCGCGCGCGCCTGGTGCTGGCCTACGCCAATCGCCGCGCGGCGGTCGCGACGATCGATCCGCAGCGGCGGTTCGAGACGGCGCCGGCGGCCCTGCCGTTCAGTGAAAGGGCGCTTGCGCTGCTGCACGAGCTCGTGGTGTCGCCCGCGGCCACGCGCAGCATGCGCATGACCCTGACGTTCACGCTGGGCGAGTATGCCGAGGCCCTGTTCTGGTCGGGAAAGACCGAAGCCGCCTATGCCGCGATCAACGAGGCCCTGGCGAACTCGCGCACCATGTTCGCCGCCGAGCCGGGCGACGCCCAGGTCCTCGTCTGGCACGCCTTCACCCTCGGGCGGGCGGCGGTTGGCGCGATGACGCTCGGTCACCTCGATCTTGCGATCGAGCACGGCCGCGAGGCCAATGCGATCTTCGCGAGGATCCCCCCGGATGCGCAGCGCGCCCGCGACGCAAGCAACGTCCAATCGCAAGCGCAGATCTCGCTGGCCGATGCCCTCATCACCCGTGCGCGAAGCGCGAAGGCGTCCCCGGCGGCGCGGCGCGCGGACCTCGCCGAGGCGAAGATCCTTTACGCGGCGGGGTTGGCCTTCATCGACCGGGCGATCGCCGAGAAATGGGGCGATGTTCCCGTGAAATACGTCGCGGAGCTGCGCGCGGCCGCCCTCTCGGTGGACCAGCAGCTGGCCGCCCTCGATCGCGGTGCGCCGGGGACCTCGCCGCCGCGTTGA
- a CDS encoding ECF-type sigma factor, whose protein sequence is MSEIASALERLESGDRAALDRAFEAFYPDLKRIAHARLRGTGLNGQLQTTALVNESYLKLASGPTRAFPDRLHFIAYAARTLRTLIIDAVREERALRRGGGAEIVTLDTAAGAGLPPSLDLERVDDALTSLATIDPPLARLVEMRFFGGLTEPEVATALGISERTVRREWQKARALLLTLIGD, encoded by the coding sequence GTGAGCGAAATCGCTTCGGCCCTTGAGCGCCTCGAAAGCGGGGACCGGGCGGCCCTCGACCGGGCCTTCGAGGCGTTCTACCCGGACCTCAAGCGCATTGCCCACGCGCGGTTGCGCGGCACGGGCCTCAACGGGCAGCTGCAGACCACGGCGCTGGTCAATGAGAGCTACCTCAAGCTCGCCTCCGGCCCGACACGGGCCTTTCCCGATCGCCTGCATTTCATCGCCTACGCCGCGCGCACGCTGCGAACCCTCATCATCGATGCGGTTCGCGAGGAGCGCGCGTTGCGCCGGGGCGGCGGCGCCGAGATCGTCACCCTCGATACGGCCGCGGGCGCGGGCCTCCCGCCTTCGCTCGACCTCGAGCGCGTCGACGATGCGCTCACCAGCCTTGCCACCATCGACCCGCCGCTCGCGCGCCTGGTGGAGATGCGTTTCTTCGGTGGCCTCACCGAGCCTGAGGTCGCCACCGCCCTGGGCATCTCGGAGCGAACCGTGCGCCGCGAATGGCAGAAGGCGCGCGCCCTGCTGCTCACGTTGATCGGCGACTAG
- a CDS encoding tripartite tricarboxylate transporter permease, with translation MMEIFGNLAMGFGVALTFTNIMYCFIGVMLGTLIGVLPGIGPIATISMLLPATFVLPPVSALIMLAGIYYGAQYGGSTTAILVNLPGEVSSVVTCLDGYQMARQGNAGKALGISALSSFFAGTVATFLIAGFAPPLAELALKFGPADYFSLMVLGLIAAVVLAHGSLIKAIAMILLGLLLGLIGTDVNSGVARYNLGMPELIDGVGIGVVAMGVFGFAEIIRNLEQGEKREVFTKSIHGLLPNWSDIKQASLPTLRGTTLGAMLGILPGGGPVLGAFSAYTLEKKLAKDPSRFGKGAIEGVAAPESANNAAAQTSFIPLLTLGIPSNPVMALMIGAMIIHGIQPGPQIMTAKPELFWGMIASMWVGNFLLVVLNLPLIGLWVKLLSVQYRFLYPAILVFCCIGVYSINNATMDVYLTALFGLIGYVFIKLDCEPAPLLLGFVLGPMMEENLRRALLLSRGDPAVFFTRPISATLLVIAGLLLVIVFAPSISKKREEAFQEPPPV, from the coding sequence ATGATGGAAATCTTCGGCAACCTCGCAATGGGCTTCGGCGTCGCGCTGACGTTCACGAACATCATGTACTGCTTCATCGGCGTGATGCTCGGCACGCTGATCGGCGTCCTTCCCGGCATCGGACCGATCGCGACGATCTCCATGCTGCTGCCGGCAACGTTCGTGCTGCCGCCGGTCTCCGCGCTGATCATGCTCGCGGGCATCTACTACGGCGCGCAATACGGCGGCTCGACGACCGCGATCCTCGTGAACCTCCCCGGGGAGGTCTCATCGGTGGTCACCTGTCTCGATGGCTACCAGATGGCGAGGCAGGGCAACGCCGGCAAGGCGCTGGGCATCTCGGCGCTTTCGTCGTTCTTCGCCGGCACGGTGGCCACGTTCCTGATCGCGGGGTTCGCCCCGCCGCTCGCCGAGCTCGCGCTGAAATTCGGTCCTGCCGACTACTTCTCGCTCATGGTGCTCGGATTGATAGCGGCCGTGGTTCTGGCGCACGGCTCGCTCATCAAGGCGATCGCGATGATCCTTCTCGGACTGCTGCTGGGCCTCATCGGCACGGACGTGAATTCCGGCGTCGCGCGCTACAACCTCGGCATGCCCGAGCTGATCGATGGCGTGGGCATCGGCGTGGTCGCGATGGGTGTGTTCGGCTTCGCGGAGATCATTCGCAACCTCGAGCAAGGGGAGAAGCGAGAGGTGTTCACGAAGAGCATCCACGGCCTGTTGCCCAATTGGTCGGACATCAAGCAGGCGTCCCTTCCAACTCTTCGCGGAACCACGCTGGGCGCGATGCTGGGCATCCTCCCCGGCGGTGGGCCGGTGCTCGGCGCGTTCTCGGCCTATACGCTGGAAAAGAAGCTCGCGAAGGATCCGAGCCGCTTCGGCAAGGGCGCCATCGAAGGCGTCGCGGCTCCGGAGTCGGCGAACAACGCGGCGGCGCAGACCTCGTTCATCCCGCTGCTCACGCTGGGCATTCCGTCCAACCCGGTGATGGCGCTGATGATCGGCGCGATGATCATCCACGGCATCCAGCCCGGCCCGCAGATCATGACCGCGAAGCCCGAGCTCTTCTGGGGAATGATCGCCTCGATGTGGGTCGGCAACTTCCTGCTCGTGGTGCTGAATCTCCCGCTGATCGGCCTGTGGGTGAAGCTCCTTTCCGTGCAGTACCGCTTCCTTTATCCCGCGATCCTCGTGTTCTGCTGCATCGGCGTGTACTCGATCAACAACGCGACGATGGACGTCTACCTCACGGCGCTCTTCGGCCTCATCGGCTACGTCTTCATCAAGCTCGACTGCGAGCCCGCGCCGCTGCTGCTGGGCTTCGTGCTGGGGCCGATGATGGAAGAGAACCTGAGGCGTGCACTCCTGCTCTCGCGCGGCGATCCCGCGGTGTTCTTCACGCGGCCCATCAGCGCCACGCTGCTCGTGATCGCCGGCCTGCTGCTGGTCATCGTGTTCGCGCCGTCCATCTCGAAGAAGCGCGAGGAAGCGTTCCAGGAACCGCCCCCGGTTTGA
- a CDS encoding tripartite tricarboxylate transporter TctB family protein, which yields MKINKSTDFWGGVMFAAIGLVFAVIAFGVKLGDIVILPGYAMGTAARMGPAYFPFWLGVILFIIGVMIALPGLKGKGKTVEKFHWGPIGFVLGGVCLFGVLLKPMGMPVAALVLVVVASMGSHDFKWKPVIFLALGLIVFSAAVFVYGLKLPIPLCPNLDSLQELRLCRG from the coding sequence ATGAAGATCAACAAATCCACGGATTTCTGGGGCGGCGTCATGTTCGCCGCGATCGGCCTCGTCTTCGCGGTCATCGCGTTCGGCGTGAAGCTCGGCGACATCGTGATTCTCCCCGGCTACGCGATGGGCACCGCGGCGCGGATGGGCCCCGCCTACTTCCCCTTCTGGCTCGGCGTCATCCTTTTCATCATCGGCGTCATGATCGCGCTCCCCGGCCTCAAGGGGAAAGGCAAGACGGTGGAGAAATTCCACTGGGGCCCGATCGGGTTCGTCCTCGGGGGCGTGTGCCTCTTCGGCGTGCTGCTCAAGCCCATGGGCATGCCGGTGGCCGCGCTCGTGCTCGTGGTCGTCGCCAGCATGGGCAGCCACGACTTCAAGTGGAAGCCCGTGATCTTCCTCGCGCTGGGCCTGATCGTCTTCTCGGCCGCGGTGTTCGTCTACGGACTGAAGCTCCCGATTCCGCTGTGCCCGAACCTGGATTCCCTCCAGGAACTGCGGCTCTGCCGCGGCTAG
- a CDS encoding Bug family tripartite tricarboxylate transporter substrate binding protein has translation MKRRDFMVAGGALATSLAFPARAAFPEKPVRYIIPFAPGGESDVAARFQQAPFRKLFGQELVVESKPGAGGALAWSQLNTFPGDGYVVMGTNLPHIVLQPLEGNVQYKTEDITNIHFFQYTPDAIIVRNESPFKTYADLVAAAKAAPGKLNFAGSGTNSANHAAHERLNHAAGIKTTYVPFKGTGDLVASLLGGHVDGAMSYSTLALLQKGKCRVLAVATEKRLALFPDTPTFKELGMTDWVDGAFRGIGVPKSTPEDLRKRLSDMFAAVNADPEFRKNMLDGGFELADITYDKMPAFVAERTKKYLEVAKLMGLAK, from the coding sequence ATGAAACGACGCGACTTCATGGTGGCAGGCGGCGCGCTCGCCACTTCGCTGGCCTTCCCTGCGCGGGCAGCCTTTCCCGAAAAACCGGTCCGCTACATCATTCCCTTCGCGCCTGGCGGCGAGTCGGACGTGGCGGCGCGCTTCCAGCAGGCGCCGTTCCGGAAGCTCTTCGGCCAGGAGCTGGTGGTCGAGTCCAAGCCCGGTGCGGGCGGCGCGCTCGCGTGGTCCCAGCTCAACACGTTCCCCGGTGACGGCTACGTGGTGATGGGCACGAACCTGCCGCACATCGTGCTCCAGCCCCTCGAAGGCAACGTGCAGTACAAGACCGAGGACATCACCAACATCCACTTCTTCCAGTACACGCCCGACGCGATCATCGTGAGGAACGAGTCGCCGTTCAAGACGTATGCGGACCTCGTGGCGGCGGCGAAGGCCGCGCCGGGCAAGCTCAACTTCGCCGGCTCGGGGACGAACTCCGCGAACCACGCGGCGCACGAGCGTCTCAATCACGCCGCGGGCATCAAGACCACGTACGTTCCCTTCAAGGGCACGGGCGACCTCGTCGCTTCGCTCCTGGGCGGCCACGTCGATGGCGCGATGTCGTACTCGACGCTCGCCCTGCTGCAGAAGGGCAAGTGCCGCGTGCTCGCGGTCGCGACGGAAAAGCGCCTCGCGCTCTTCCCGGACACGCCCACGTTCAAGGAGCTCGGCATGACCGACTGGGTCGACGGGGCCTTCCGCGGCATCGGCGTTCCCAAGTCGACGCCGGAGGATCTTCGCAAGCGCCTTTCGGACATGTTCGCCGCGGTGAACGCCGATCCGGAGTTCAGGAAGAACATGCTCGACGGGGGCTTCGAGCTCGCCGACATCACCTACGACAAGATGCCCGCTTTCGTGGCGGAACGGACGAAGAAGTACCTGGAGGTCGCGAAGCTGATGGGCCTGGCTAAATAA
- a CDS encoding tartrate dehydrogenase: protein MKTYRIAVVAGDGIGNEVMPEGIRVLDAVGRKYGFGFHWDEKPWSCEYYAKHGHMMPADGLAQIRNHDAIYLGAVGFPGVPDHVSLWGLLIPIRREFQQYVNLRPVRLMPGVPSPLANRKPGDIDFWVVRENNEGEYSSIGGKMYAGLESEFVTQLTILSKKGTDRIMRFAFELAKKRKRKHVTSATKSNGIAITMPYWDERFKAISAEYPDIKTSSYHIDILTAHFVQHPDWFDVVVGTNLFGDILSDLGPACTGTIGIAPGANINPEKEFPSCFEPVHGSAPDIAGKGIANPIGQIWSGAMMLDHLGHGDASDAIVAAIEKVLKDGPRTRDMGGTANTVEVGKAIAAAI, encoded by the coding sequence TTGAAGACGTACCGCATCGCCGTCGTCGCCGGGGACGGCATCGGCAACGAAGTCATGCCCGAGGGCATCCGCGTGCTCGATGCCGTGGGCCGCAAGTACGGTTTCGGTTTCCATTGGGACGAGAAGCCGTGGAGCTGCGAGTACTACGCGAAGCACGGCCACATGATGCCCGCCGATGGCCTCGCGCAGATCCGCAACCACGACGCGATCTACCTCGGGGCCGTGGGCTTTCCCGGCGTGCCCGACCACGTGTCGCTGTGGGGACTGCTCATCCCGATCCGCCGCGAGTTTCAGCAGTACGTGAATCTGCGGCCGGTGCGCCTGATGCCCGGCGTGCCTTCGCCGCTCGCCAACCGCAAGCCCGGGGACATCGACTTCTGGGTCGTGCGCGAGAACAACGAGGGCGAGTATTCGTCGATCGGCGGAAAGATGTACGCCGGCCTGGAATCGGAGTTCGTCACGCAGCTCACCATTCTCAGCAAGAAGGGAACGGACCGCATCATGCGCTTCGCCTTCGAGCTCGCGAAGAAGCGCAAGCGCAAGCACGTCACGTCCGCCACGAAGTCCAACGGCATCGCGATCACCATGCCGTACTGGGACGAGCGTTTCAAGGCGATCTCCGCCGAATACCCGGACATCAAGACCTCGTCGTACCACATCGACATCCTCACGGCGCACTTCGTCCAGCACCCGGACTGGTTCGACGTCGTCGTGGGCACGAACCTCTTCGGCGACATCCTTTCCGACCTCGGCCCCGCGTGCACCGGAACGATCGGCATCGCGCCGGGCGCGAACATCAACCCGGAAAAGGAATTCCCGTCGTGCTTCGAACCGGTGCATGGCAGCGCGCCGGACATCGCGGGCAAGGGCATTGCCAATCCGATCGGGCAGATCTGGTCGGGCGCGATGATGCTCGATCACCTGGGCCACGGCGATGCGTCCGACGCGATCGTCGCCGCCATCGAGAAGGTCCTGAAGGACGGGCCGCGCACGCGCGACATGGGCGGCACGGCCAACACCGTGGAGGTCGGCAAGGCCATCGCCGCGGCGATCTAG
- a CDS encoding alpha/beta fold hydrolase has protein sequence MTSPLFEGFRSFRAPGDGIDVAGVTGGAGPPLLLLHGYPQTHAIWHRIGARLAKRYTVVAPDLRGYGDSGKPRGTADHANYSKRTMGADMVAAMKHLGHERFFLAGHDRGGRVAHRLAMDHPAAVTKVAVLDIAPTLAMYEQTTEAFARAYWHWFFLILPPPVPEKAIGADAIYFLRAKFGAGAAFIAPEAMAEYERCFTPETIHGSCEDYRAAAGIDLEHDRADRTAGRKLACPLLALWGANGVVERCFKPLDEWRKVADDVRGRALAGGHYLPEERPDDVAGAFEEFFT, from the coding sequence ATGACGAGTCCGCTTTTCGAGGGTTTCCGCAGCTTCCGCGCTCCCGGCGACGGCATCGACGTCGCGGGCGTCACGGGCGGTGCCGGCCCGCCGCTGCTCCTTCTTCACGGCTATCCGCAGACCCATGCGATCTGGCACAGGATTGGTGCGCGGCTCGCGAAGCGCTACACGGTCGTCGCCCCCGACCTGCGCGGGTACGGCGATTCGGGCAAGCCCAGGGGAACCGCGGATCACGCGAATTATTCCAAGCGCACGATGGGCGCGGACATGGTCGCGGCCATGAAGCACCTGGGCCACGAGCGGTTCTTCCTCGCGGGCCACGATCGCGGGGGCCGTGTCGCGCATCGCCTGGCGATGGATCATCCCGCGGCAGTCACGAAAGTCGCGGTGCTCGACATCGCGCCCACGCTCGCGATGTACGAGCAGACCACGGAAGCCTTCGCGCGCGCCTACTGGCACTGGTTCTTCCTGATCCTGCCCCCACCCGTGCCGGAGAAAGCGATCGGCGCGGACGCGATCTACTTCCTGCGCGCGAAGTTCGGCGCCGGGGCGGCGTTCATCGCGCCCGAGGCGATGGCCGAGTACGAGCGCTGCTTCACGCCGGAGACGATCCACGGAAGTTGCGAGGACTATCGCGCCGCCGCCGGCATCGATCTCGAGCACGATCGCGCCGACCGCACCGCGGGGCGCAAGCTCGCGTGCCCGCTCCTGGCGCTCTGGGGCGCGAACGGTGTGGTCGAGCGCTGTTTCAAGCCCCTCGACGAATGGCGCAAGGTCGCGGACGATGTCCGCGGGCGCGCGCTCGCAGGCGGGCACTATCTGCCGGAAGAAAGGCCCGACGATGTCGCCGGAGCCTTCGAGGAATTCTTTACGTGA
- a CDS encoding AMP-binding protein, giving the protein MAVYRGAAPWASYRRLAGRVGGLAAALRGPMGLAAGDRVAIVMRNLPQYLEAMYAAWWAGLAAVPVNSKLHAREVAYILEHSGARAVFASDDWREGLSAATVPVIEAGSREYDRLAASAPMAASPAAADALAWLFYTSGTTGRPKGAMLSHANLAAMTQAYFASVDEVLVQGRLLHAAPLSHGSGLYTFTHLARGAAQVIPESGGFDAAEVLELLERHENVSMFAAPTIVRRLVDAGMASGARAPGLQTLIYGGGPMYTADIRAAMRVFGNRFAQIYGQGESPMTITALSKSHHGDTAHPRYAQRLASVGIAHAGTEVAIRDGEGRDLPAGDVGEICVRGATVMAGYWNDPAATAKALRDTWLWTGDIGALDADGFLTLKDRSKDVIISGGSNIYPREVEEVLLTHPAVAEVAVVGRPDPEWGEVVVAFVVARGPRPPVEELDRLCLERIARFKRPKDYRYLDALPKNNYGKVLKTELRKLAAP; this is encoded by the coding sequence GTGGCGGTGTACCGCGGTGCGGCGCCGTGGGCCTCCTACAGGCGACTGGCCGGGCGCGTCGGCGGGCTGGCCGCCGCCCTGCGCGGACCGATGGGCCTGGCCGCCGGCGACCGCGTGGCGATCGTCATGCGCAACCTTCCGCAATATCTCGAGGCGATGTACGCCGCGTGGTGGGCCGGGCTCGCGGCCGTGCCGGTCAATTCGAAACTGCATGCGCGCGAGGTGGCCTACATCCTCGAGCACAGCGGCGCGCGCGCGGTGTTCGCGAGCGACGACTGGCGGGAGGGCCTTTCGGCTGCCACCGTTCCGGTGATCGAAGCGGGCTCGCGCGAATACGATCGCCTCGCGGCAAGCGCACCCATGGCAGCGTCACCGGCTGCCGCCGATGCATTGGCGTGGCTGTTCTACACGAGCGGCACGACCGGCCGGCCCAAGGGCGCGATGCTCTCGCATGCAAACCTCGCGGCGATGACGCAGGCGTATTTCGCGAGCGTCGATGAAGTGCTCGTGCAGGGCCGGCTGCTGCACGCCGCGCCGCTTTCGCATGGCTCGGGTCTCTACACGTTCACGCACCTTGCGCGCGGCGCGGCGCAGGTGATCCCGGAATCGGGCGGGTTCGATGCCGCCGAGGTGCTCGAGCTCCTCGAGCGCCACGAGAACGTGTCGATGTTCGCGGCACCCACGATCGTGCGGCGGCTCGTCGACGCAGGCATGGCCTCCGGCGCGCGCGCTCCCGGTCTCCAGACACTCATCTATGGAGGCGGGCCGATGTACACCGCGGACATCCGGGCCGCGATGCGCGTGTTCGGCAATCGCTTCGCGCAGATCTACGGGCAGGGCGAGAGCCCGATGACCATCACCGCGCTTTCGAAATCCCATCACGGTGACACCGCACATCCGCGCTACGCGCAGCGCCTGGCGTCGGTCGGTATCGCGCACGCCGGCACCGAGGTCGCGATTCGCGATGGCGAGGGACGCGACCTGCCCGCGGGTGACGTGGGCGAAATCTGCGTGCGTGGCGCCACCGTGATGGCGGGTTACTGGAACGATCCGGCCGCGACCGCGAAAGCCCTGCGCGACACCTGGCTGTGGACCGGCGACATCGGCGCTCTCGATGCCGACGGCTTCCTCACGCTCAAGGACCGCAGCAAGGACGTGATCATCAGCGGCGGCTCGAACATCTATCCGCGCGAGGTGGAAGAAGTGCTCCTCACCCATCCGGCGGTGGCGGAAGTCGCGGTCGTCGGCCGGCCCGATCCGGAGTGGGGTGAAGTCGTCGTGGCTTTCGTCGTGGCGCGCGGCCCGCGCCCGCCCGTCGAGGAACTCGACCGCCTGTGTCTCGAGCGCATCGCGCGCTTCAAGCGGCCCAAGGATTACCGCTATCTGGATGCGCTGCCCAAGAACAATTACGGAAAGGTCCTCAAGACCGAGTTGCGTAAACTGGCCGCTCCATGA
- a CDS encoding Tll0287-like domain-containing protein, translating to MGLRLKFNIVLFLVFAAGMAVSAYVSHRLLQNNAKQEVLRSAGLMLEAALSVRGYTVSQVKPHLESQLAENFLPQSVPAYAAAETFTTLRKKYPDYSYKEATLNPTNPRNRAVEWETDVVNAFRNASGTLSELTGERDTPTGPMLYLARPIQIKDKACLACHTTPAEAPASMVKLYGENNGFGWKHQEIVGAQVVSVPMSLPIKNADQAFITFMGSLAGIFVVTFIVLNIMLSVMIIRPISILSEAADKISTGDFDVPEFKGSGKDEISTLSTSFNRMRRSLQKAMKLIER from the coding sequence ATGGGCCTGCGACTCAAGTTCAACATCGTTTTGTTCCTCGTTTTTGCGGCGGGCATGGCCGTTTCGGCCTACGTCTCGCATCGCCTGCTCCAGAACAACGCCAAGCAGGAAGTCCTGCGCTCGGCCGGCCTGATGCTGGAAGCGGCGCTCTCCGTGCGCGGCTATACGGTTTCGCAAGTGAAGCCGCACCTGGAATCCCAGCTCGCGGAGAATTTCCTGCCGCAATCGGTGCCTGCGTATGCCGCCGCCGAGACATTCACGACTCTGCGTAAAAAGTATCCCGACTACAGCTACAAGGAAGCCACGCTCAACCCGACGAACCCGCGCAACCGTGCGGTGGAGTGGGAAACGGATGTGGTGAATGCGTTCCGCAACGCTTCCGGGACGCTGAGCGAGCTTACCGGCGAGCGCGACACCCCGACCGGCCCGATGCTCTATCTCGCGCGTCCCATCCAGATCAAGGACAAGGCCTGCCTCGCCTGCCACACGACGCCCGCGGAAGCCCCGGCCTCGATGGTGAAGCTCTACGGCGAGAACAACGGCTTCGGCTGGAAGCACCAGGAGATCGTCGGCGCGCAGGTCGTGTCGGTGCCGATGTCGCTGCCGATCAAGAATGCGGACCAGGCCTTCATCACGTTCATGGGCTCACTCGCGGGCATCTTCGTGGTGACCTTCATCGTGTTGAACATCATGCTGTCGGTGATGATCATCCGGCCCATCTCGATCCTCTCGGAGGCTGCCGACAAGATTTCCACCGGCGACTTCGACGTGCCCGAGTTCAAGGGCAGCGGCAAGGACGAGATCAGCACGCTGTCGACTTCGTTCAACCGCATGCGCCGCAGCCTGCAGAAGGCGATGAAGCTGATCGAACGCTGA